From Synoicihabitans lomoniglobus, the proteins below share one genomic window:
- a CDS encoding beta strand repeat-containing protein, protein MSRSSARISRKLPLESISRRFAFAVLLGWICNLETRAQVWDGGGADNNWNTAANWNPDSTPGTNDTVTFDADNANSQHDISLNGSNRVVAGLVFADSINNTGFDFLNQQVRIKTGGLINNDQVDQRFQTVRLNSDQSWDLSAGGGVLIDNNLIFIRSLTVDGTGSVDIDNRLQVNNANRTLTINTTGGVDTDILRINTTNFTVAGAGDFTVDDTLQNYAGNRLFRNNSTGTVTINEVSLSNNTTNRTFTIDGSGDTTVNGVVADGGSTSNLTKTGAGNLILNGTNTYDGTTTISAGTVTIADGAALGTTTGSTTVATGANLHLTANINVGSEALTVTGTGQLTNVSGNNSYAGVISGTGNIAVDGGQLTLSGTNTYTGLTTVSGGGVLQIAQDSNLGAAPGSPTAGKITLNNGTLQTTAGITLHANRGVTLGSGGGTVDVTTGTTTYNGIIAGSASGNLTKSGDGGLVLGGANTYDGNTVIDGGFLAISADNALGVAPGSPTTDAITLDGGSLVTLASFELNSNRGITLGPAEGSIYVNTGVDTTYNGNITGSSNLLVNGPGILRLGGDSDYSGDTTISSGALLVTSDNALGTGGGGGSTSVASGASLALLGGVDLSSESAIELDGTGYAGTYGALNSFSGTNTVSSAITLTDDATIQTLADSLTISGDISGSGQTLTINGAGTSTINGNITTGSGSLIKDDAGTLTLAGANTYTGTTTINNGTVVAVSHTALGTNAAGTTVATGATLELQNGVTISGESLTVTGTGRLLNSSDANAFSGNISGTGGVQVTGGVLYLGGDNTFSGVASVGSGSALVATSDNALGSGGSTTDVASGGSLALQGGVTIASETTINLEGAGVGGTYGALNNAAGNNEISSSITLTDAATIQALDASGTLTLSGDITATNHDLTFNGDGDTIVNSAITTGSGGLSKTGTGTLTLSAANTFSGDITIGSGSVLVATADDALGSGGGSTTVQSGGTLEVNGGVDIDTETNISLAGVGVTTDGALLSTGGTNIVDTPMSLAANATIGATSGTLQLGTQGNDPEFNLSGFDLTLNTNGGDITVESDFTGTGDIYKTGSGTLTLNHGEAYPAILSPDTDFFLNDGTTILNTYATENSGMRGDITIGDGLGGVGTAILQQGLYESGTDNSNEIISNTSNITINADGYWDLQGHKEVVNHVTMNGGTIDAKKNVGDANRLDIGGTLHATADATINGLLGLNNQSAASLIVDSGATLDLNATLSNAGFDKTGDGTLILSGGNTYVGNTEISDGIVIVDNNSGLGSVGSSYTRVDSGAQLQLAAVNIGAEPLKLSGTGHNADGTGALRATTGTNTVGGAVALEAHAEIQTDLGATLIVNGNITGSGKTLTVDSLGTTTFNGNNTFNTLEKNGAGTLTVTGTNTYATANVNAGTFALGNTNILADAMDINLGASGTFAVGTYTETIDDLNGSGTLTIAAGGVLGIDKIGNAGAFTGDLDIDGIMTLNGGLIGTGADGSLSTGTMMLNASSTLEIAADFVFGGTLELAANTVLNLTGNGTTFDLGTLHITGDTVIDFSGVDTATFNIGSLIIDPGVAVSATGWESFNDLWTAANFSGATLDERDSTTAQITFNGFTPADTIWLTYDYGANEITVPEPSSYGALLMAAALATHLLRRRHQQVGRARRARQHHATP, encoded by the coding sequence ATGTCCCGCTCGTCCGCCCGCATCAGTCGAAAACTACCCCTGGAGTCGATTTCCAGACGGTTCGCTTTCGCGGTGCTGCTGGGATGGATCTGCAACCTGGAAACGCGGGCCCAAGTCTGGGACGGTGGCGGGGCCGACAACAATTGGAACACCGCCGCCAACTGGAACCCAGACAGCACGCCCGGCACCAACGACACCGTCACTTTCGACGCCGACAACGCCAACTCCCAGCACGACATTTCGCTCAACGGTTCCAACCGAGTCGTGGCCGGACTCGTCTTCGCCGATTCGATCAACAACACCGGCTTCGATTTTCTCAATCAACAGGTGCGAATTAAAACGGGCGGTTTGATTAACAACGATCAGGTCGATCAACGCTTCCAAACCGTCCGACTCAACAGCGACCAATCCTGGGACCTGTCCGCCGGCGGAGGCGTGCTCATCGACAACAATTTGATCTTCATCCGCTCCCTCACCGTGGACGGAACCGGCAGCGTCGACATCGACAACCGCCTGCAGGTCAACAACGCCAACCGCACGCTCACGATCAACACCACCGGCGGCGTCGACACCGATATTCTGCGGATCAACACCACCAACTTCACGGTCGCCGGGGCCGGTGATTTCACCGTCGACGACACCCTGCAGAACTACGCCGGCAACCGTCTCTTCCGCAACAACAGCACCGGCACGGTCACGATAAACGAGGTTTCGCTCTCCAACAACACCACGAATCGCACCTTCACCATCGACGGCAGTGGAGACACCACCGTCAACGGCGTCGTGGCCGACGGCGGCTCGACCAGCAACCTCACCAAAACCGGCGCGGGCAACCTCATCCTCAACGGCACCAACACCTACGACGGCACCACCACCATCAGCGCCGGCACCGTCACGATCGCCGACGGCGCGGCCCTCGGCACCACCACCGGCAGCACCACCGTCGCCACCGGCGCCAACCTCCATCTCACGGCCAACATCAATGTCGGCAGCGAAGCCCTGACCGTCACCGGCACCGGCCAACTCACCAACGTGAGCGGTAACAACAGCTACGCCGGCGTCATCTCCGGCACGGGCAACATCGCCGTGGACGGCGGGCAACTCACCCTCTCCGGCACCAACACCTACACCGGCCTGACCACCGTTTCCGGCGGCGGCGTGCTTCAAATCGCCCAGGATTCCAACCTCGGCGCCGCCCCCGGTTCGCCCACCGCGGGGAAAATCACCCTCAACAACGGCACCCTCCAGACGACCGCCGGCATCACCCTGCACGCCAACCGCGGGGTCACCCTGGGCTCCGGCGGCGGCACCGTCGACGTCACCACCGGCACCACCACCTACAACGGCATCATCGCCGGTTCTGCCTCCGGCAATCTCACCAAATCCGGCGACGGCGGACTGGTGCTCGGCGGCGCCAACACCTACGACGGCAACACCGTGATCGACGGCGGTTTTCTGGCCATCAGCGCCGACAACGCCCTCGGCGTCGCCCCCGGCTCCCCCACCACTGATGCCATCACCCTGGACGGCGGCAGCCTCGTCACCCTCGCGAGTTTTGAGCTCAACAGCAATCGCGGCATCACCCTCGGGCCCGCCGAGGGTTCCATCTACGTCAACACCGGCGTCGACACCACCTACAATGGCAACATCACCGGCAGCAGTAACCTGCTCGTCAATGGTCCCGGCATTCTCCGTCTGGGCGGCGACAGCGACTACTCGGGCGATACCACGATCTCCAGTGGCGCTCTGCTGGTGACCTCGGACAATGCCCTCGGCACCGGCGGCGGCGGTGGCTCCACCAGCGTCGCTTCAGGTGCCAGTCTCGCGCTCTTGGGCGGGGTCGACCTCTCGTCGGAATCCGCCATCGAGTTGGACGGCACCGGATACGCCGGAACCTACGGCGCCCTCAACAGTTTCTCCGGCACCAACACCGTTTCCAGCGCCATCACGCTCACCGACGATGCCACCATCCAAACCTTGGCCGACTCTTTGACGATCAGCGGCGACATTTCCGGCTCCGGCCAGACCCTTACGATCAACGGAGCCGGCACCTCCACCATCAACGGAAACATCACCACCGGCAGTGGCTCCCTCATCAAAGACGATGCCGGCACCCTCACCCTCGCTGGCGCCAACACCTACACCGGCACGACCACGATTAACAATGGCACCGTGGTGGCCGTGTCCCATACCGCTCTCGGCACCAACGCCGCCGGCACCACCGTCGCCACCGGTGCCACCCTCGAGCTGCAAAACGGCGTCACAATTTCCGGCGAGTCGCTCACCGTCACCGGCACGGGACGTCTGCTCAATTCGAGCGATGCCAACGCCTTCAGTGGCAACATTTCCGGCACCGGCGGAGTTCAAGTCACCGGCGGCGTCCTCTACCTCGGCGGCGACAACACTTTCAGCGGCGTCGCCTCCGTCGGCAGCGGATCTGCGTTGGTCGCCACTTCCGACAACGCACTTGGTTCCGGTGGCAGCACCACCGACGTCGCCAGCGGCGGCAGTCTCGCCCTCCAAGGCGGCGTGACCATCGCCTCCGAAACCACGATCAACCTCGAAGGCGCCGGCGTCGGTGGAACCTACGGCGCTCTCAACAACGCCGCCGGAAACAACGAAATCTCGAGCAGCATCACACTCACCGACGCCGCCACCATTCAGGCGCTGGATGCTAGCGGCACCCTCACCCTCTCCGGCGATATCACCGCGACCAATCACGACCTGACGTTCAACGGCGACGGCGACACCATCGTCAACAGCGCCATCACCACCGGCTCGGGCGGCTTGAGCAAAACCGGCACCGGCACACTCACCCTCTCCGCCGCCAACACCTTCTCCGGCGACATCACCATTGGCTCCGGCTCCGTGCTCGTCGCCACCGCCGACGACGCCCTCGGATCCGGCGGCGGCTCCACCACCGTGCAATCCGGCGGCACCCTCGAGGTCAACGGCGGCGTCGACATCGACACCGAGACCAACATCTCCCTCGCCGGCGTCGGCGTCACCACCGACGGCGCCCTCCTGAGCACCGGCGGCACCAACATTGTGGATACGCCCATGTCGCTCGCCGCCAACGCCACCATCGGCGCGACCTCCGGCACCCTCCAACTCGGCACCCAGGGCAACGACCCCGAGTTCAACCTTTCCGGCTTCGATCTCACCCTCAACACCAACGGCGGCGACATCACCGTCGAATCCGACTTCACCGGCACCGGCGACATTTACAAAACCGGCTCCGGCACCCTCACCCTCAATCACGGCGAAGCCTACCCCGCCATCCTCTCGCCCGACACCGACTTCTTCCTCAACGACGGCACCACCATCCTCAACACCTACGCCACCGAAAACAGCGGCATGCGCGGCGACATCACCATCGGTGACGGCCTCGGCGGCGTCGGCACCGCCATCCTCCAGCAAGGCCTCTACGAATCCGGCACCGACAACTCCAACGAGATCATCTCCAACACCTCCAACATCACCATCAACGCCGACGGTTACTGGGACCTCCAAGGCCACAAGGAAGTCGTCAACCACGTCACCATGAACGGCGGCACCATCGACGCCAAAAAGAACGTCGGCGACGCCAACCGCCTCGACATCGGCGGCACCCTCCACGCCACCGCCGATGCCACCATCAACGGCCTCCTCGGCCTCAACAACCAAAGCGCCGCCTCCCTCATCGTCGACTCCGGCGCCACCCTCGACCTCAACGCCACCCTCTCCAACGCCGGCTTCGACAAGACCGGCGACGGCACCCTCATCCTCTCCGGCGGCAACACCTACGTCGGCAACACCGAAATCTCCGACGGCATCGTCATCGTCGACAACAACTCCGGCCTCGGCTCCGTCGGCTCCAGCTACACCCGCGTCGACAGCGGCGCCCAGCTCCAACTCGCCGCCGTCAACATCGGTGCCGAACCCCTCAAACTCTCCGGCACCGGCCACAACGCCGACGGCACCGGCGCGCTGCGCGCCACCACCGGCACCAACACCGTCGGCGGCGCCGTCGCCCTCGAAGCCCACGCCGAAATCCAGACCGACCTCGGCGCCACCCTTATCGTCAACGGCAACATCACCGGCTCCGGCAAAACCCTCACCGTCGATTCCCTCGGCACCACCACCTTCAACGGTAACAACACTTTCAATACCCTCGAAAAGAACGGCGCCGGCACGCTCACCGTCACCGGCACCAACACCTACGCCACCGCCAACGTCAACGCCGGCACCTTCGCCCTCGGCAATACCAACATCCTCGCCGACGCCATGGACATCAACCTCGGCGCATCGGGCACCTTCGCCGTGGGCACCTACACCGAAACCATCGACGACCTCAACGGCTCCGGCACCCTCACCATCGCCGCCGGCGGCGTCCTCGGCATCGATAAGATTGGCAACGCCGGCGCCTTCACCGGCGACCTCGACATCGACGGCATCATGACCCTCAACGGCGGCCTCATCGGCACCGGCGCCGACGGCTCGCTCAGCACCGGCACCATGATGCTCAACGCCAGCAGCACCCTCGAAATCGCCGCCGACTTCGTCTTCGGCGGCACCCTCGAACTGGCCGCCAACACCGTGCTCAACCTCACCGGCAACGGCACCACCTTCGACCTCGGCACCCTCCACATCACCGGCGACACCGTCATCGACTTCTCCGGCGTCGACACCGCCACCTTCAACATCGGTAGCCTCATCATCGATCCCGGCGTCGCCGTCAGCGCCACCGGCTGGGAATCCTTCAACGACCTGTGGACCGCCGCCAACTTCAGCGGCGCCACCCTCGACGAACGCGACAGCACCACCGCGCAAATCACCTTCAACGGCTTCACCCCCGCCGACACCATCTGGCTCACCTACGACTACGGAGCCAACGAAATCACCGTCCCCGAGCCCTCCAGCTACGGCGCCCTCTTAATGGCCGCCGCCCTCGCGACCCACCTGCTGCGCCGCCGCCACCAACAGGTAGGGCGTGCTCGCCGAGCGCGCCAGCATCACGCCACCCCGTAG
- the pnuC gene encoding nicotinamide riboside transporter PnuC: MTDGLQQIVDGLTDASPLDQVNLVLGIVGVALMIRRSLWAFPVGMVAVTVQGVLFWQWTFYADAKLQIFFFVCLGYGWWHWVKHKGNAPELPITTLGWPVRGAWIVGATLVMLGWGYWQSGHTDAVMPYRDTFIASFSMAAQVLQVRKRLENWAGWVAVNSVAVVTYWAAGLVYTSFLYTVFLGMGVLGWWQWWRAMTATTAATEEAATHG; the protein is encoded by the coding sequence ATGACTGACGGGCTGCAACAAATCGTGGACGGGCTGACGGATGCGTCGCCGCTCGATCAGGTGAATCTGGTGCTGGGCATCGTGGGAGTGGCGCTGATGATCCGGCGCAGCCTGTGGGCGTTTCCCGTGGGCATGGTGGCGGTGACCGTGCAGGGCGTGTTGTTTTGGCAGTGGACGTTTTACGCGGATGCGAAGCTGCAGATCTTCTTTTTCGTCTGTCTGGGCTATGGCTGGTGGCACTGGGTGAAGCACAAAGGCAATGCGCCCGAACTGCCGATCACGACGCTGGGCTGGCCGGTGCGGGGGGCGTGGATCGTGGGCGCGACGCTGGTGATGCTGGGCTGGGGGTATTGGCAAAGTGGGCACACGGATGCGGTGATGCCTTATCGCGATACCTTCATCGCCTCGTTCAGCATGGCGGCGCAAGTGCTGCAGGTGCGCAAACGGCTGGAGAACTGGGCCGGCTGGGTGGCGGTCAACAGCGTGGCGGTGGTCACGTATTGGGCAGCGGGGCTGGTCTACACCTCGTTTCTCTACACGGTGTTCCTCGGCATGGGTGTGCTGGGGTGGTGGCAGTGGTGGCGGGCGATGACGGCGACCACCGCGGCGACGGAGGAGGCCGCGACGCATGGTTAA
- a CDS encoding AAA family ATPase: protein MVKRVAIFGTESTGKSSLAAALAAHFDEPCAAEYVREFWDRRGGEIAAWDLATIARGQIANEETAVLAARRVVFCDTDLLTNVLWADVLYDGKISDWVREAAEARSRQYAMYLFCEPDLPWEQDPQRVFADAEAWRQSAERCRAVLMDRGLPCVSIRGTGDARLSQAIAVVEKVLNSNGS from the coding sequence ATGGTTAAGCGCGTCGCGATTTTTGGCACGGAGTCGACGGGCAAGTCGTCCCTGGCGGCGGCGTTGGCGGCGCATTTCGATGAACCGTGCGCGGCCGAATACGTGCGCGAGTTCTGGGATCGGCGCGGCGGTGAAATCGCGGCGTGGGATCTGGCAACCATCGCGCGCGGGCAGATTGCCAACGAAGAAACGGCGGTGCTGGCGGCGCGGCGCGTGGTGTTTTGCGACACCGATTTGCTCACCAACGTGCTTTGGGCGGACGTGCTCTACGACGGGAAAATATCGGACTGGGTGCGCGAGGCGGCTGAAGCGCGCTCGCGGCAGTATGCAATGTATCTGTTTTGCGAACCCGACCTGCCATGGGAGCAGGACCCGCAACGCGTGTTTGCTGATGCGGAGGCCTGGCGGCAGTCGGCGGAGCGTTGCCGGGCCGTGCTGATGGACCGCGGTCTGCCCTGTGTAAGTATCCGCGGGACCGGCGATGCTCGTTTAAGCCAGGCGATTGCGGTGGTGGAGAAGGTGCTGAATTCGAACGGGAGTTAA
- a CDS encoding mechanosensitive ion channel family protein, producing MNPAITQLKDFLLSHHVDELYAQAIATGAGVIGLFVLAWAVNYIAKHIILRAVNAVVRRTKFQWDDVLLDTGVFTRLSHLAPALVINTFGASVLGDSPRVLAGVSGAVSLYLICIWLGVLFAILNAVHIVSQQKGAKKGVPVKGFIQAIKLVSVVVSLIFMLAILLNKSPVYLFSGLGALTAVLLFVFKDAILGFVAGIQISANNMVTVGDWIEMPSAGADGDVIDVSLTTVKVQNWDKTITTIPTYSLISDSFRNWKGMSESGGRRIKRSIHFDISSIRFADEEQLERWSKIGHVREHLERKKTEIAKDNEKLGEAANVLGNGRRLTNIGTFRAYCLIYLKTHKDIDQEKTLLVRQLEPTEHGLPLQIYTFVNNTAWAYYEGVQSDIFDHLLSVAKVFDLRVFQEPSGSDIVTGIAALKSTAAKES from the coding sequence ATGAATCCGGCCATCACCCAGCTGAAGGACTTTTTGCTAAGTCACCACGTCGACGAACTCTACGCCCAAGCCATTGCCACCGGCGCGGGCGTGATCGGGTTGTTCGTCCTCGCGTGGGCGGTCAACTACATCGCCAAGCACATCATTTTGCGCGCCGTCAACGCGGTGGTGCGGCGCACGAAATTTCAGTGGGACGATGTGCTGCTCGACACGGGCGTCTTCACCCGCCTGTCCCACCTCGCCCCGGCGCTGGTCATCAATACGTTTGGTGCCAGCGTCCTCGGTGACTCTCCGCGCGTGTTGGCCGGGGTGTCCGGCGCGGTGAGTCTCTACCTCATCTGTATCTGGCTCGGCGTGCTCTTCGCCATCCTCAACGCCGTGCATATCGTCTCCCAACAAAAGGGCGCGAAAAAGGGCGTGCCGGTCAAAGGCTTCATCCAGGCGATCAAACTCGTCTCGGTCGTCGTGAGTCTGATCTTCATGCTGGCGATTCTGTTGAACAAATCGCCGGTCTACCTGTTTTCCGGACTCGGCGCGCTGACGGCGGTGCTGCTGTTCGTCTTCAAAGATGCGATTCTCGGCTTCGTCGCGGGCATTCAAATTTCCGCCAATAACATGGTCACCGTCGGCGACTGGATCGAAATGCCCAGCGCCGGGGCCGACGGCGATGTAATCGACGTTTCCCTGACGACGGTGAAGGTCCAGAACTGGGACAAAACCATCACCACGATCCCGACCTACAGCCTCATCTCGGATTCGTTTCGCAACTGGAAGGGCATGTCCGAGTCCGGCGGCCGGCGCATCAAGCGCTCCATTCATTTTGACATCTCCTCGATCCGGTTTGCCGACGAAGAACAACTCGAACGCTGGTCGAAAATCGGCCACGTGCGCGAACACCTGGAGCGCAAAAAAACGGAGATCGCCAAGGACAATGAAAAGCTGGGCGAAGCGGCCAACGTGCTCGGCAACGGACGGCGGCTCACCAACATCGGCACCTTTCGCGCCTATTGCCTGATCTACCTGAAAACCCACAAGGACATTGATCAGGAGAAGACGCTGCTCGTGCGCCAACTCGAGCCGACCGAGCACGGCTTGCCGCTGCAGATCTACACCTTCGTGAACAACACCGCGTGGGCCTACTACGAGGGCGTGCAGTCCGATATTTTCGACCACCTTCTCTCCGTCGCGAAGGTTTTCGACCTGCGGGTATTCCAGGAACCGAGCGGCTCCGATATCGTGACGGGTATCGCCGCGCTGAAATCGACCGCCGCCAAGGAAAGCTGA